In Augochlora pura isolate Apur16 chromosome 3, APUR_v2.2.1, whole genome shotgun sequence, the sequence CCCATGAAAGAGGTGTCGATGTTCACCTACTTGCTGAACCCACAAAACTGGAATTACTGAAACAGGAATACGATAAGAAACGTGATGAACTGAAAGACAAAGCTCGTGACAGTATAATCAGTACATACGGTGGTGAAGAGCATCTTGATACTTTACCGTCTTCTCTTTTGTTAGCACAAACGGAACAATACGTAGAATATTCTAGATATggaaaagtatataaatttatcaacttaaataatattttacttgtgtaattataagaatttttacattttatgtattgatttcattttagaTCATCAAAGGACAGGATAGACAAGTGATTCGTTCCAAGTATGAAGAAGATGTCTATCCTAATAATCATACATCTGTGTGGGGTTCTTACTGGCATGCTGGTAAATGGGGATACAAATGTTGCCATTCGTTTGTTAAGAATTCCTACTGCACAGGAGAAGCAGGTAAAAGGGCATTTGATGCCAACGTTATAGAAAACAAAAGAAcaatagaagaagaaaattcaGATGACGAAAAGGAAGATATACCCAATGAGAAATCATCGAGTAGTGATAGCTCATCTGATCAAGAGGAGAAAAAGTCGAAAACAGTCAAGAGATCCAAATCCTcgaagaaaaaagataaaaagcgCAAACAGAAGGAAcggaaacagaaagaaaagaaagtgaAGAAGGAAGAGGGAGATAAGCTGCAGCAAGCACTgcagaaagaaaaggaaaataaaaaaagagcaGAGAAACTGTTGGAGATAGATGAAAGGAAGCGACCATATAATAGTATGTATGAAGTACAAGAACCGACAGTAGAAGAAATTGAAGCTTTCCAAATGAAACGACAACGCGAGGATGATCCTATGGCAGAGTTTCTTAACAAATGAAGAATAAAcacgaatttttaatctaattgTAAGTCCACTTAGTATCATAGTTGTacatatcaaataaattatactttagtctatttgattttatggTACCATTCAATGATTCTATTCATAGATCGGTTAGACTATGGGTATCAGGTTGGAAGTAAAAAGTATAcattttgttttctctttatttaacaataattatatattataagcaTATGATGttcacatttaaatatttatcttaattatttttgcggGAACAGAGAAATATATTGCACGCTGAATTTACCTTATACATTGTCTACAACTAGATTAATTGTTCTTCAATTGGgtgtttaaattattgtaagatATCTGACAAAAAATAAGCACCATCCAAAAACATACTGATTTCATCAATTGAAACGGTCGTTTGgcaatttccaaaaatactCACCAGATGgcaatatgaatataaatgaagCGAGGGCACTACGGTCGCGGATCTACAATATTGGTGGCCAAGTTGTCTAGATATCGTATCTTTTCAGGGAAACACACGCGTATGTCTCcggtatgtatgtatatagtacGTAGATGCGCCTGCGTTCACACTTTTGCATGTTTATACATGTATGCGTGTCTATATATATCACACCTAATGCTCTGTGAACAAATCATGGCATTGTCTCTTATCAGGTCTAAGAGTCTACAATACGGTAATTCGCAGTTACGTTTCTTATCCTGCATTGCGACCATGAAggtaattagaaaaatactaTTCGTTCAagcgttgaaaaataaatttgcggATGTTTTTCCCCGAAAAATCGTTCACATTTTTGCTATATTCAACGAATTAACGAGATGAAGAATTTTTGTCAGACTATCGTGAAAATTTTCGGAAGGGAgaggaaagaaatatttaatcacgTTGTGcaaaattcgaacaaattctcttaagaaatattgagaatcttttaatgttttaatcttttcgcttggtatttttaataaaattagttttccTAAAATCATGGTTTGAATACGTTATAACATACTTGACGAAAGATCGTCTATgttccatttttattcgtgatatttcaatttccaacAGAAAGGTTTGGTACTTGGTGTTTACGATTCAGAAGATGATAGCAAGGTTTCATTGACACCCACGGCGGCTAAATACGATGAACTAGTTAATGGAAAACTGCAAAAGAATATCCTATTGTAAGTCCCAGTAATATGTTCTTGTAACCTATAACAtatgtattttgtaatatcaTTGTGTCACTCGGAATATCAGTTTACGTAAAAGTCCGTATTCACTttgctaaattaattgttttttcttGTGCAATATGCGATACtgatattatttgattacagttatatatatatatatatgtatgtttttacatatatatacaatatatatatgtatatgtatttacatatatacatatatatatatatttttttatttatctacacgtatatatacatacaaataaataaaaatgtaaatatcatGTACAAACAAGTTATCTGAGTGAACTAGGACAAACAAGTTGTACATAACAGATACGGCACAAAAtcgtgacataaccttaaactTTGCACAGTGCATATAGTTTTGTACATGTTGTTTTTGCATTTTCCTTTGAGATTATGAGAATTAATATCAAACagtgtaaaaatgttttattgatAGTTCCAGCCTGAAACAATTGTCATAATGCTGCCTGAGctttacatataatattcagAATTGCTTTtcctttgttattttttataaaacttttccataaattattttttctattaacaaaaCTCTTGAATTCGAGTGAAAAATCATCTTCCATATGAGCTCACTggcattattttcattatttcaggAGTGACTAGACTGAGAGATGGTATTGTACGCATGATATGAAGCAAAAACTCGCTGCACAGAAGGAGTTGCCAGAtcgcatattttattatataaagaaacatttGAAAGCGTATTATTTagggaatattaatttctttttaaactgGTTTTcagttagaaattattatttaatgactGAATTAAGCTTCGAGTAGTATGAGATTGAAGatagttcattaaaatttaggCATATCTCACAAGGTATTATTTAGGTAAAGAGAATGTCGACTATCAGTGATAATAATTTGGGAAATGATAACACTGCTGGTAGCAGTGGGGCAGTAGGTGATTGTAATAGTAGATTAAGTAAACAACATTATTCCACAAATGTTCTTCACAGGATTAGTGGTACActcgaagataaaaataacgattatCTGTGCCCTATCTGTTTTGAAGTTATTGATGAAGCTCATATCACACGATGTGGTCATACATTTTGTTATCGGTGTATATTGAAATCTCTGGAAGCCAATGGGCGTTGCCCCAAATGTAGTTACACGTTAACGCAACAAGATATTTTCCCAAACTTTTTGTTACAtgaattaatatcaaaatataagaCTAGAATTAAGGGTCTCAGTGAGTTAGGATCTTCTTGTGCAACTGATAGTAGGCACAGAGGTATAGGTACAGACTTATGTTTACCACCCTATGATGGATTAAAAGACATTCTAGCAGCTGAAAGCGCTAATTTAACGTTACCCGATATAAACGTAATGTTAGAAGTATTAACACAAAAAAAACATTTGCTTGAAGCAGAAACTTGTGCAGCACAAAATAAGTTATTACATGAGTTTTTAAAGCATTTACTGCAACAAAAGGAAGaacaaaaaaatcaattacaaaaagaaataacattgattaagagagatacagaagaagttgaaaatattttaagggATGTCCAGAGTAAATGTCCGAAAATGGAAGACTTAAAGAAATCAAGCGAGACTGATACCGCACAGGTCTCTGCTATTAAAAGGGAGATGATTGGGCTTATAGACATAATAGATTCAAATATGGTAAAGCCAGTAGACAAAACAGGATCATCTGGGACTGATACATTTGTTAATCCTCCAGGAAGTCAGAAGCAAAATGAATATACACCAGGTTCTACTTTGGCCCTACGCAGAAAGAGAATGCATGCTCATTTCGATGATTTTGTGCAGTGTTATTTTGATTCCCGTGCCAAAGAGCTACACCTTGGACATAAATCTGAAGGACAGAATGATGCATGGCATGGTTCAAGTTCAGGATTGGATGTTTTCAGAGAAAAtcttgttaaatttttaaaatataattcattgcGCCCCCTGGCTACTTTGAATTACTCAtcggatatttttaataattctactaTTGTTTCAAGTAtagaatttgataaagatAATGAATTCTTTGCAATAGCTGGAGTCACAAAACGTATAAAAGTATTTGATTACAGTGCTGTAATTAGGGATACTGTAGATATTCACTACCCATGTGTAGAAATGACTTCTAGTTCTAAGATATCATGCGTTTCATGGAATTCTTTCCACAAGGGAATGTTGGCATCATCTGATTATGAAGGAACTGTAACAGTCTGGGATGCTGCAACGGGACAGAGAACAAAAGCATTTCAAGAACATGAGAAAAGGTGTTGGTCTGTCGACTTCAATGATGTAGACACTAGACTGATAGCATCAGGCTCAGATGATACCAGAGTTAAATTATGGTCCTTGAATAACGATCATTCCGTTGCTTCTTTAGAAGCTAAAGCTAATGTATGCTGTGTTAAGTTTAATCCACGTAGTTCATGTCATTTGGCATTTGGATCTGCAGACCATTGCGTCCATTATTATGATTTGCGTAACATGAATGGAGCATTATGCATATTTAAAGGGCATCGTAAAGCCGTTTCTTACGTAAAATTCATTAACAAGGAAGAGATAGTATCAGCAAGCACCGATTCACAATTGAAAATGTGGAACATTAATAACCCACATTGTTTGCGATCGTTCGTCGGACATGTTAACGAGAAGAATTTCGTAGGTCTTGCTACCGACGGTCATTATGTAGCGTGTGGATCTGAAAACAAtgcattatatgtatattacaaagGACTCACCAAACAACTATTCTCCTATAAATTCGATGCTGGCCGAAGTATACTGGAAATGcaagaaagaagagaagaggacCTAAATGAATTTGTGTCTGCGGTTTGTTGGAGACAAATGTCTAATGTTGTAGTGGCTGCTAATTCTCAAgggattattaaaatattggaaCTTGTTTGAAGATAATCCTAACTTAATGTATATACTGCTAAGCAAACaaacacacatatatacaaatatgaaatctgttcaatataatgaaaattcattcatCTCACTGCTCAGACATAAAACAACAACGAGgtgtaaacatttattctaagtattatagaaatttgttaggaggcaaattgtaaaaaaagaaagtatcaAATACCagaaaatctaaattattagAGACTGAATTATTTGTGAGAATACTCTCAGCATTAAGCAGCACAAATATTATCCTATAATTAcatttgtatgaaaattagTACTGTTgctttactattattttattttattatgggtgttatttgttaatttctctttcaattaattatttctcaatttagATGTACTTTAATAATAGACTGAATCTtagctataaataattcatatgtTTGTATAATGGTGCACATCTGTCTCTAATGGTTTATAATGCAAAATatggtattttataatttcacatTAATTTAGTCATGTATAGATTAAAGAATTgatgttctttatttttaacatgcTTTATTCATCCAAATTTCatgtgaattatttaatatttcactgtaCAGGAAAATTCGAATTACATAAGTTGTCTTGTAAATCACAAACAcagttttaatagaaaaaatatttatcattgtaaaagataattttgtaattgtaatgtTACAGGCAACATTTGATAATGTTAAATCAACTTCTTATTTTGGATTCTGATTTGTAAATGCAACTTTAATTGTACAATCCGTtttgtatagaaaatagaaaatgtctTGCCAAAGTAGCCTAATGAATTCAAATCAAGAGATTAGAAATATtcatattgatataataaacgaattaatgCGTATTCGATACAATTTGTGCCAAGAGTATTGTCTCAGCTAAGATGCTGAATCTGcttaaattgtattaagttCCTACTGTCAGCATCAAAATCGTTCTATTTATACTAGTATTGATCCATTTCTAGATCTCTTATGTACTCGCATTTCAGTGAATCAGTGTCTAGAGCATACATTATTAGGGCATTCAGTTTGCGAAAGCTATGTATTCATGAAACCAAGAAGTAGAATTTAATCTAGTTTACTATTATTGAATTACGATCGTATGGCTGgcagtttatataaaaattattgaaaatttcttattttttttagagattTAGTGACTTTGCTAGTAATATATTTGAGTTTGCCAACATTTATGGCAGTACTAATATTGGCAGGTGCAGTCTATTACTATGTGTAGTGATTGTATGTTGTTAGTGTAAGATAGTTGATACACCTGAATCCATATACTAGTGTCAGAGCTAAAGAAGTAGAATTTCTGATTAAAAGTAGATTGTAAATATCTTTTTGtttcagaattaataaatttataagtcAAATCATATTCATTGGTGAAAACAgtgataattaacaataagtaTTGTTAATGTTTAAAGAGTAGAAAAAGGATATGAATGTACTATTCTCTATTTaaacatcattttatttagcTCTGATTAGTATATGTTAAGTAAATAGTTTCCATGACTAATTGTCTGGTAAGCTGAATgtgtcgatttttaataatttctttaatatttaacaagtaTGATGAAACCCCATGACAGATTTACATACTTAAATCTGAGTATACATATAGAGGAAGGAGCGAACTtttggtataatataaatatagtttcacattgtactatattataattcacaaatcattctttattgttactaatttctattaacaaaTAACTATCCTGGAAATAATTGTGACGCCTATCTTTGATGTACTCTTAGTACAAATCAATTGTCTCTATTATATAAGAAAacacaacaaaaatattgtgaatTATTATGTAGCCCGAATTgtgaagaaaataagaataattaataatttactactTAGAATAAtcgttatatataaattattagattaattttaaaaaagtttattctaggatgtatgtaaaaaatagtatatttttagattgtattttaaaattccaaatGCTACAGAATATGTTACAAACAATGCCTAGAATTAttgtaatgaataaatttgtgGATCTGTGTCTCAGTACATTTTTTCACGTATCTTTCAATCACAGAGCAAACTCACCCTTACCTCATTAATGcatatatcaattaaaaatgaacattttgAATAACACATCAATACTTCTACCACTACAGAGCAGGCCCGAAAATTCCCAAAGGCTCTGTTAGAGTATTTTGGGGTTTGGATGAAAAGGAATATGTGGGAGTTGCAGTAGTTGGTCTTGGGAAAAAGAACCTCGGCATTAATAAACTTGAAGAAATACacgaaggaaaagaaaacatACGTACAGCGGCTGCAGGTAGATATTTCCGATCACATACATAATTGTTTTCCCCTTTCATTTGCacacttctttttttttactatttcaacaACATTGAAAGTTAATCTACATCAAGTACTT encodes:
- the LOC144478630 gene encoding E3 ubiquitin-protein ligase COP1-like produces the protein MSTISDNNLGNDNTAGSSGAVGDCNSRLSKQHYSTNVLHRISGTLEDKNNDYLCPICFEVIDEAHITRCGHTFCYRCILKSLEANGRCPKCSYTLTQQDIFPNFLLHELISKYKTRIKGLSELGSSCATDSRHRGIGTDLCLPPYDGLKDILAAESANLTLPDINVMLEVLTQKKHLLEAETCAAQNKLLHEFLKHLLQQKEEQKNQLQKEITLIKRDTEEVENILRDVQSKCPKMEDLKKSSETDTAQVSAIKREMIGLIDIIDSNMVKPVDKTGSSGTDTFVNPPGSQKQNEYTPGSTLALRRKRMHAHFDDFVQCYFDSRAKELHLGHKSEGQNDAWHGSSSGLDVFRENLVKFLKYNSLRPLATLNYSSDIFNNSTIVSSIEFDKDNEFFAIAGVTKRIKVFDYSAVIRDTVDIHYPCVEMTSSSKISCVSWNSFHKGMLASSDYEGTVTVWDAATGQRTKAFQEHEKRCWSVDFNDVDTRLIASGSDDTRVKLWSLNNDHSVASLEAKANVCCVKFNPRSSCHLAFGSADHCVHYYDLRNMNGALCIFKGHRKAVSYVKFINKEEIVSASTDSQLKMWNINNPHCLRSFVGHVNEKNFVGLATDGHYVACGSENNALYVYYKGLTKQLFSYKFDAGRSILEMQERREEDLNEFVSAVCWRQMSNVVVAANSQGIIKILELV